The genomic window ATCTCAAAAGTTGAATATCAGTCTTGTTGCATGGCCTATTTTGCCCAATGCTTTCATTTGGATAGACAAAAGATTATCCAAGCAGATGTAGCCAACTTATTAGAAGTCGAGTTCATCTACGAGGTGGAATATCCTGATTGGCAGACGAACGTTGTGCTACCAAATAAAGGAGGAAAGTAGAGGGTTTATGTTAACTTCATTGATTTGAATGAAGTCTTCCAAAAGATAGCTTTCCACTACCACATATTGACTAATAGCAGACTCAATAGTAGAGCACAGTATTCAATTGTTCATAGACGCATTTTTCGAGTACAATCAAATTCCAATGCATTCACTAGATTTAGATAAAACTGTGTTCACAACTCCTCAAGGCATGTACTATTACAATGTAAGTCGTTCAGCCTAAAAAATGCAAGAGCGATGTACCAATGACTAGTGCCAAGATTTTTCAGCCAATGCTTGGAAAGACAACCGAGGTCTATATTTATGATATGCTAGATCATTTATAACACCTGTGACTGTGAGAAGCCTTCAATTTGCTCTGAAAGTACAATATGAAGTTAAACCTATTAATATGTGCTTTTGGTGCAAGTGTAGGAAAATTTCTATGGTCATTAGAAAGGAATAGAAGTAAATCCAACTTAGAAGAGGTACAATAGTTCTCTAGAAGATTGGCAGCTTTAGGAAGGTTTATCTCTAGATTCACTAACAACCTCTATTCACTTTTCAATACTCTTCGAGGTGCAAAGTTAGTCGGACGATATCTAGAGTGTGAATGAGCATTTAGCTCAATAAATCAGTATTTACTTGAGCCTTTAATGATTGGTATTCCAGTTGCATCCAAAGAACTATATGTGTATTTGGTTGTATCAAAAATTGTTGTTAGCATGGTATTATTACAGGTAgatgaagaaaaacaataaaaacctGTATTTTATGTGAGTAAAGACTTGATTTGAGCTAAACTAGATACACTCACATCGAGTAGGTGACCTTCTCCCTAAAAGTAGCAACTAAGAAGCTACACCCCTAGTTCCAAGTTGATCCCATCGTTTGTCTTAACAAATCTCCCATTATGAGCCACTTTGCATAAGCCAGGCTTATCTAAGCGAATGATCAAATGGGCAATGGAATTGAGTAAGTACAACATTCGGTATACAAAGTCTTGGCTGACTTTATTACTAAACTACCTCAAACAGAGgtgagaaagaaaaagttatttGAATATTGGTGGTTCCTTAACACAGACGGATCATCAAAAGTATTTAGGTTCGGAGTAGGAATCCTTTTACAATCTCCTAAAGGAGAGCAAATTGATCAAGTGGTTCAactagatttttctttttccaataaTAAGTCTTAGTATGAAGCCATAATAGCCAACCTCGATCTCTTCCTTGCACTTTTTTTCATCAAAACTGGAAATCAAAAGTGACTCGCAACTAGTAGTTGGGCAAATTCAAGGGGATTATAAGGCAAAAGACATATGTATGTCACACTACTTAGCACTGGTAAGGAGTTGGTTAGGAAAGTTGAAAGTTGCTTGAATGAAGAGTGAAATGCATTCCTTGAGAGAAAAATGTGAGAGTAGATGCTTTAGCCGAGGTGGCAGccacaatttttgaaaatcaaacagTACttctatcaatttattttcaaccGACTCTTTCAAAAGTCACGCCCTAAAGGGTGAGTGACATAAAAGATGTGGAATCTAGTTGAATGACTAATATTGTCAAATAACTTTAGATAGGAAAAGTCCATGATGACTCCAAGGGAGCTCACAAACTTCGAGTATAGGCAACCCATTATTCTATAATCAATGATCAATTATACAAACAATCATTTGGGGGGCCCTATTTAAGATGTCTAAGTGAAACTAAGGCTCAATATGTCTTAGTCGAACTACATGAAGCAGTATATGCCAATTATCCTAGAGAACGAACGTGAGTCCACCAAACACATACTCTAGGGTATTATTGAcctataatgaaaaaaaatgttgaactCTATACTAAGAAATGTGAGAAATGCCAAAGATCTGCTCCTATACCCTGTTTATCATTCGAATATCTAACTCCAATTACTAGTCCTTAGTTGTTTGCATAATGAGGAATGGATATAGTTAGGTCATTTTCTACAAGAGCTACTCAGAAAAAATTACTGCTCATTTCCACAAACTATTTCAATAAATGGGTGGAAATTGAAGCTTATACCactatcaaagacaaagatgtcacaAAATTCATTTGGAAGtgggaaaaatcaagaaaaagaatgaaaatggaaCTAACTTGGTCAGTCAAAGACAATGTTGATGgcgtgaaaagaaaaaatgccaCCAACGACGAACCAATGCTCTCCAAAGTGAAGCAGTGGAAAGtgcataaagaagaaaaaaaacccataGACAAAATGAATGGCCAAAAAGGATAAATGAAAAGAGAGAATTTGTAGGTTGCATATGGAATGTTAGTGTTAGAAAAATTGACTAATTCAACctaaggtaatcaccctagaggaaGGATAAATAGGGtaatgatattttttacaaattcaaaCTATGTGAATGCAAgaacaattatatgcaaatatataataagaataatatgaaaaaaaattgcatataaaataaaagagtagggaagagagaatgcaaacacaagattttatagtggttcgatgCAACCTGACCTATgcccactctcctctagcttcaatcccaagtttgaggttccactaattcaatataattggattatggttgTAATAAATCCTTTTaaacttttggctccaagcaccctttacaatcctcaaAATATACCTCACTCTTGAACAAACCCTCAAGTGATACCTTATACTTgggaatccctaagtgatacctcacagttagatttttcttctcaaagatttacaaataaagatAGGAAAtaatctcacaaaatcctaatatAAAACTTTAgactcaaatgatacaagataaACTAAGTTTGAAcggtgcactaatgatatgcaagttttagaacaatggtgcactaaaaaacactctcccaagactcaaatatattcaagaaaggtttaaGAAGGTTGAGCtattgaaacaatgaagattggaacTTTTTTATAAAGGAGAAAGGCTAAACTAGTCATTGGGGGTTCATCCAATCGAGTTCTAGTTCGATCAGTTCACTAatcgttagcatttaatgcatgatagGTGATCATTGAACCTCGACCGCCCTTTGACCAGTACATGACAGAATGAGGTTCAACCTCGACTAGTACTCGATCGAATGAGGTtcaacctcaaccggttgaacaaGTTTTCTGAAAGAAAGATAAGGTTTTTGCACCCTTCAACCAGTTGAGCTAAATAAGTTGACCAGTTCCTTAGCCAATTCAACTGGTTGGGCAAATCCCTCAACTGGTTGAGTCGTTTTTTACTCAACAACTatcttttttaacttaaaaccctttaaacaagtttgaaaagcATTTGATACAagattttaattgaaaacatgaaatcatccatttaaaagatttaaaacaaaataactcttggacgATTTTGGTCcataagtaaataatataaTGTATGAAAAGTTtggtgcaccaacaaccttaaaAAGAGATCCTATGAAGCTTAGGTcatgaaaaacacttctctttgaggtctcttcttcttattgatttccttttgacttgattttgtctttgtgattgctaCTTTGAAAATCATCTTATCTAATTACagttgaaatataatcattagttccaaacattattttgttattatcaaaattgagtttaaccaaaccttggtttcatagTTAGAAGTCTTGCCCTTGTGTCCCTTGATGATTAATGAAATGATGAGGTTCTCGGGTCTTGTATTATGCTAACATGTGTCCCATGGAGCTAGAATTTGccttttgaaatttcaaaaattcaattaattcaCCTCGTAGTGATGCTAGTCGAGCAAAGGACAAAGTTTTTCCCAACTAAGTCACTCCCAAATAGGAGTCTAGTTAGACATAACTAAGAAATGGGGGCATTGTGGGTACCTAGGTAGTAAGGTGTCTTGGTGGATGCCTCAAGTAATGAGGTGTCTAAGTAAGCAACCCATTCTAAGCAACATCTACTGTATGACCATAGTTACATGGATAGTCAACCACCATAAATGGATTCATTACACACCATCAATGGGTTAATTTGACAACCATTATACACTATCATCAAGACACATTATGAAATTAAATGCCAAAATAAAAAGGGGGTCTTAATGGCCCAAGGGAGGTTATGAGATACATCCTATATAAAGGTAGAGGGATGAGAGTTAAAATGTAAGAGCAAAGCTACTTCCAGAGATCCATTCCTCATTCCTTAAAGCTAACTTAACCATCGAAGAGGTCTACCCAAAACACATTTGGACATACCTTTTTTGTAGGATCAAGTGAAGGAGGCATTGGAAAAGTTGCCTAAAGGCTCAATCGCAATCCATAACCAACATCAAGTACAATTTGATGTGAAATTTATTTgcttcataaaaaattttagaaaaaataaaagagatctACAAAAACATGTGTAATTTAAAAGATGAtcatgtttaaaaaattttagtatCGATATTAAATTgtagagagaaaaatgaaatgataccatgttcaattttatttgtttttttatggttttttttattatttcctatgttttccttttgtttttaaaaaccagtaaaaacaacttttacttgttctcttaaaattgttttatgtttcattttgttttttaaaaaaaccatttcCAAATAACAACGACCAAATggtattagaaattttaaaaataattttttttttttaaatcacacaagGGCTCTTAAATTCTAAGAATTTCAATGGGGCTTGTATatcccaaaaattaaaaatgtccAACTTTAATGTAATCCATATTTCATACCTATCATATTCATGCAAATACTTCCATAAGACTTTCTTTAGGcaggttgatttttttttttattattttttttttgttcctttaactagttttttttaattaatttatatgggctcaatttgatttggaaatattacaaatatataaaaagaaaacgatgattttaattatattcgtTGCCATGGCTGCAACTCCTCTCAAATATCTTTTTTGAATACAAACATTGTAAGATAGTGACTATAGTATCAATGTAAATGTCCAAACCTTGATTCTTTGAACTTACTCCAAATATGATCGTCCTTGCCCTTGCTAGTTGAATTGACTTCCAATTTGGATTGACCTCCAAAATTATATGGAAATGAGGATATGGATTCTcagaaaaaatgcaaaaataaaaataaaaataaaaataaataagatttttttaaaataaagtttgaaagtatttttgaaCACTTAATTTGAGTGATATTTTTTGGGGTTGCCAAAAATATCTTATCCTGAATTGTCCCTATTTTGTATTTGtccttttaaaaaattgctaaaataaatatataacttGTGGAAAATGGTATGGTGTCTGTCAAATGAATCTCATACCAAActccaaatattttaataattaaaaataataataatatcaaaggaaatacagagagagagaagtacacaaatgaagaaaataagatataattaagataaaaataaataaaattatttttattgtgtgacaaatttttatttaccaTCACTTTTTTAAGCCCAAATAAAAAAGACCTTTTACAAGGGCGTGAGTGTTAATTACTCTGCCCATTGTTTCAAAgccaagacaaaaaaaagaagacacGAAAAGTAAAGAGTGGACCACCATGGAAGACAttactaaattattattttaattttgaaaataccaCTTAATATAATTGAGTTTATTTTGCCTTTTCCAATCAATTTAACTTCTGGCTTATGGGCAACCTTAAAGACTACTAACACAGTACTTCCCCACCTACCCCTTTTCGAATTTGGTGGGCTTTGAAAACTCCTGATAAGATTACGCACCTACCCCTTTCCCAAGGGGTCCACACCTACCCAAAATCATTGTGTAAGAATATATGACAAAGATGATgcagtattattattattattatttgaacaaTTTGTTGTTCCACTATTTACAGAGGGATGATTGAAAAACCATCTCCAACTCTTAATATATACAAATAGACAGTTGGTCTAAATAAGTAGGAATACgagtatttatttttcaaatatagggATTGATATGAGATGAATAGTCGCGAATTCCAGCTCCTTCCCATCCCATCCACTCTTCCCACAACTCCCAATCAGGATCGTCATATCCTCTCATCGATTCGTCCATCTCCTCCAACATCTCCCCCGTGCTTGTCGATTCTTCCCTGAAATTGCTCATCACAGTCTGCGCAAACACCATGTGTCAATCAGATCagcctatttttttttatttttttttatatttacagaTAAGAACAAATCTAATATCACAACATTCCAGTATTAATTTAGGGCTGGAAAATTTGGCAAATAACAGAAcagaaaagaacaaaacaaaaaagctTGACGCTGGCCCAATCCGGCCAACAGGACAAGGAACACGGAGAAAAAGTGCGATAAACATACATCGTAAGCTTCGTTGATGAGGTGAAACTGTACACCGCAATTGCTTCCTCTACACACATCCGGATGATactgaaaatttcaaaaaagaaaaagaaaagagacatATTCAGGCCAAATCAATCATAATTTCTCCCTCCAATAGAATCGAGAGAAAGAGCATCGAAAATCAGAAATGAACCTGCAGAGCCAATCGTCTGAAAGCCTTTTTCACTTCAGATTCAGAAGCACCAGGTTGAATCCGAAGAGTCTTGTAGGGATCAGTGAGATTGAGAGACGCAGAGACACGAGAAACCCTAGATCGATTCGCCTTCTTTCTGGACCATCGATCCCTCAACTGAATCCAGGGAGAAGATCCTCCGGCACCGATCATCTCACCAACACCACTCACCGCCATTCTCCAAGGATACGATAAGAAGAGAAAATAGAACGAATATACGTAAGAAACGGAAAACGGAAAAAGGAAAGCAGATGAAGAAATAGGATCGTTTGAGAGGGGGgaaagaatgaataaaaataagaacaataatggaagagaaggagaagaggggaggtataaataaataagagtgAAGGAAGGAGGTAGGGGTGGAGGGTCCTTATCCACAGGCCGTTTAGAGGGTGACGTGTAGGTGACTTTCCGAAACTCACGTTCTTATCCACTCGTCAGATTTCACAACTTGGGTTTATTTCAGGCATATTCCTCCTACTCCTCCTtctccttcatatttttttttttttttatatttatttatattattattattattattattatgggaTAAAAAGAATCTAACTAAATTCTATCCACGAGGattggataaaaaaatttatgataaaattcCGACAtgttaaatttagaaaaattaatcggtaaaaatgaatgaatatttcttatatttgtgaatttatcTTCTTTCATGTTCTTGTTTGAAGAGTAACttattatttacataaatatatttaattatttcgagtatttaaaccattttttaaaaaaaatagttatttttaccCGAAAATAATAAGGACGTTCTTatcaaaataagattaaaaaaaaaaaaattggtttctaACTacccttttaataaaataaccctataaaaaattaattggttaaaattgatgaaataatctttatatttatgaaattaactCATTTCATGCTTTGGTTCGAATAGTAAgctatttttgacataaatatccttcactattttaagtatttatatatatgttttagaaaaaaaaaatggttatatttacaagaaaaaagaaaagtatttttgtcaaaataaaacaaaaaatagatgaatggttaaaattctaaaattgggtttccaataatcattttaatcaaataatctttttatataaaagaaattaaatagttaaaaagaattaaataattctcatatttatgaatttaaacaGTGCcatgtttttgtttgaaaaacaacttatttttaacataaatgtttttaattatttcaagtaGTTATAtgtatgttttaaaagaaaacgctacttttacaagaaaaaattgagggtatttTTGTTAAAGTGGAGCAAAAAATAGTTGAAGATTAGATTTCTTAAATTAGGTTTTCAATaagtcttttaattaaataacccttttatcaaaacataaatttatatttgaataacaagtataaagtgaaaaaaaaaacctctttaATTATAACTTATGCCCTTTTAACAATATAATGCATCTAGTTAaatcatttcattattttaaagaaaaaaataggttatatttggttcttggaaaatatcaaggaaagaaaaaataaatatttttgattcctagaaaatacaaaaaaaacactggctaagaaaaattattttttcatatctaATTAGTTagaaaattgaatataatttaaattagttagaaatttattacaTATATAACACTTTAATACTCGTTAATCTTTAtgcatgaaaattaaaataattaaaatgagtttgaagtaacacaTACAAATAATTGATCAACTTTAACCCTATTTTTTTATgctaatttttatattctttcattttattttatttttctttattttctttctcttgcatttcccttaaattttccgTAAACCGAAcatagcataaaaaaaaaaattatttctcttgttcagttttataaaatataaaatataaataaaattaattaaaaaacttatttattttaaaattatttaatctttatataaaaagttaaaataagtgaatgaatttaaattagtatataaatataatttattgacctaaaatttattttttattttatttcttttttacttttccctttttttcttcttcatattttacttcaaattttcaacaatCAAGCACTAGatgatgtttatttatttatttatttatttttttattgatatttgactttttctatttaactaaaaataaccTAATAGATATTAACTAATATACCTAAACCAAACTTATCTACCAACTAATATAACTAAACTGCACTTATTATCAAGTTCGGTTTAGTTATGTTAGTCGATATCAATaggttattttaaataaataaataaatcaagtaTTTTAGTTGATATGTTTcaatttacaaaaaattattaacacaACTAAATTTTTATCTATGTTCcggaaaatttaagggaaatacaagagaaagaaaataaagaaaaaaaataaaatgaaagaatataaaaattagcacaaaaaaaaaagaaaaaaaaaaagggttaaagttgatcaattatttgtatgtgttacttcaaactcattttaattattttaatttttatacataaaGATGAGCGAGTATTAAAATGATATGGACTAACATAACTAAACCGAActtgataatattttctttctcttgtattttGGTTTAGTTGTGTTAATAATTTTTCGTacttagataaaattttatagaaataaaattaaaacaatttgaatgACACTatccaaaatttaaaagtaagcAAACAAAACTGCCTTAAAAGAAAAGGTTTACATACTTTTTAAGTATTACGTGCCGAACTTATGAATACTAGAGTTTGATGAAAGAAATGGAAATATCTCATTCATTATTCGGGCGATTCCACCTTTTATTCACAAATACAATTTATCATTCCAATTAAAGACAAATTacaaaaggaaatgaaatttgCAAACCTGAAAAGAAATAATTTCTTTCATCAAGATAACTTGCGGACACTAAACTCTCTCTAGTTGATAAGATAAAATATGATAAGTTATAGCATATCTCTGGATACAATTTCAATGAAATATGATATCCTTAGATGTTAAATCCAATCGACATAATATTTaagataattatatataaaataaaaatgatattacattctaatattttttattaaaaaaatatttaattttttttatgttgaataATATTcctgattaaaatatttaaattttataaataattttttaatattatgttattcaatatataaaaataatttatatattaaataatacatatattaatattatttatagtaaatatttttttagtcatttttaatcacaaatttaattttattacaaaaattttatttataaataaaaaaattaataaaaaaatttatgatatataagatatgtatattcaACTTAGCATTAACATATTCCTagggatataaaaaaaagaaaagataatatattctACCATCTATCTTATCTtatgtttaattaaacataaaataagataaatgatacgataacttattttatttcatcatcATTTGAACAAAAGATGTAATATGTTACTGTCTCTTCTGACTAAGATTTATCGATCATAATTAAAgtcttattattaaaatatttcaagaaaaaaaaaaaaaacaacaacaacaacaacaacaaaagcaAAAACATACACATGAACACATGCCTTGAGAAGCCCTACCTGAATGAATATTTTGGGGGAGACAtttagatttcaactttttgtatttttggcgCCAAACTCTATTTTTAGGGGTTTGTTTGTCTCGTCCGCCCAACTTTCGGTCTGGGTTGGAAAGATGTATATTACTAATCAAAGGGTGGCCATCGTTTGTACAAGaaacttaatatatatatatatatatatatatatttatgtgaTGTAAAATTAGTGTCTTTATCCCATTTCAATAAAATCTCTTAAAAATTTCTAGATTTCAAAACTTTGCAAATAAAACCCAtgatgaaattattaaaatttgtttcacctattatttttatattaaggatatgattaaaatatttttaatgttattatttatttgaaaaataatttaagataaataaatacacCTTTAGCTTCTTTCTTATGAAGAAGAAACTTGTAAATAAATCAtcattcctattttttttaaagaagaaactttcaaattttttaagattaCGTTTGATTCTTGTAAAATTTGAGGGACAtgtaaaagaaggaaaataaagatgaaaaatagataaaataaaaaataaatttaaaatcaataaattatttttatttactcgttcaaactcatttcatttattttaactcatcaatataccgattaaataattttaaaatatataaatttctaattagttttaattatatttgattttctttaatatttttttataaaacaattaaatataagaaaatcatttttctttttttaatacttttcaagaaccaaacataatttaatGTATTTAAGAAGAacgattttttcttttttttcaaaacaaacgtaaccttatatatttaaaaataacgaaaaaaggaaaaaagaaggtCAAATCCCATAGAactcattatttaatcatttcaaTTATGTTGAAGAAATCTacttatgaaataaaattatttaaatgtaTTAAATAGAGAATAAAGGAAACgtgaaacttatttttataaatataataaaacaatc from Vitis vinifera cultivar Pinot Noir 40024 chromosome 9, ASM3070453v1 includes these protein-coding regions:
- the LOC100250200 gene encoding chaperone protein dnaJ 8, chloroplastic, whose product is MAVSGVGEMIGAGGSSPWIQLRDRWSRKKANRSRVSRVSASLNLTDPYKTLRIQPGASESEVKKAFRRLALQYHPDVCRGSNCGVQFHLINEAYDTVMSNFREESTSTGEMLEEMDESMRGYDDPDWELWEEWMGWEGAGIRDYSSHINPYI